The following are encoded in a window of Primulina eburnea isolate SZY01 chromosome 4, ASM2296580v1, whole genome shotgun sequence genomic DNA:
- the LOC140829489 gene encoding low affinity inorganic phosphate transporter 1, whose protein sequence is MAREHLHVLDALDAAKTQWYHFTAIIIAGMGFFTDAYDLFCISLVTKLLGRIYYHQEGALKPGTLPPNVAAAVNGVAFCGTLAGQLFFGWLGDKLGRKKVYGMTLMLMVICSVASGLSFGDKPKAVMATLCFFRFWLGFGIGGDYPLSATIMSEYANKKTRGAFIAAVFAMQGFGILAGGMVGIIISAAFRSAYPAPTYEQNAAASTVSQADFVWRLIVMFGALPAALTYYWRMKMPETARYTALIAKNAKQAAADMSKVLQVEIEAEQEKTEQISQDRGNSFGLFSRKFLKRHGLHLLGTTTTWFLLDIAFYSQNLFQKDIFSAIGWIPPANSMNALDEVFRIARAQTLIALCSTVPGYWFTVFLIDRIGRFVIQLMGFFFMTVFMFALAIPYNHWTHKDNRIGFVIMYSLTFFFANFGPNATTFVVPAEIFPARLRSTCHGISAAAGKAGAIVGAFGFLYAAQPKDPSKRDAGYPAGIGVKYSLIVLGCVNALGMLFTLLVPESKGRSLEDMSGENEESGEETMAQNYGENRTVPV, encoded by the coding sequence ATGGCCAGGGAACACCTTCATGTTCTTGACGCTCTCGATGCGGCCAAAACCCAATGGTACCATTTCACCGCAATAATAATCGCCGGAATGGGCTTTTTTACCGATGCTTACGATCTCTTCTGCATCTCTCTGGTTACCAAGCTCCTAGGCCGAATATACTACCACCAAGAAGGGGCGTTGAAGCCCGGAACTCTGCCCCCAAACGTGGCCGCTGCTGTTAATGGCGTCGCCTTCTGCGGAACTTTAGCAGGGCAGCTCTTTTTCGGGTGGCTCGGTGACAAATTAGGCAGAAAAAAGGTGTACGGGATGACACTCATGCTGATGGTTATTTGTTCGGTTGCTTCTGGCCTTTCCTTCGGGGACAAGCCAAAAGCCGTTATGGCGACCCTTTGCTTCTTTAGGTTCTGGTTGGGTTTCGGAATAGGGGGCGACTACCCATTATCTGCCACGATCATGTCTGAGTATGCAAATAAAAAGACCCGTGGGGCGTTTATTGCCGCAGTGTTTGCGATGCAGGGGTTCGGGATCTTGGCTGGCGGGATGGTGGGGATCATTATTTCAGCAGCCTTTAGGAGTGCGTATCCGGCCCCGACATATGAACAAAATGCTGCTGCTTCTACCGTATCCCAGGCTGATTTTGTGTGGCGTTTAATAGTAATGTTTGGTGCACTCCCGGCTGCCCTCACTTACTACTGGCGTATGAAAATGCCTGAAACTGCACGTTACACGGCATTGATAGCCAAGAACGCGAAACAAGCGGCTGCTGATATGTCCAAAGTGCTGCAAGTTGAAATCGAAGCAGAGCAGGAGAAGACTGAGCAGATTTCTCAGGACAGAGGGAACAGTTTTGGGTTGTTTTCACGTAAATTCCTTAAACGACATGGCCTCCACTTGCTCGGCACGACGACTACTTGGTTCCTACTCGACATCGCATTCTACAGCCAGAACCTGTTCCAGAAAGACATTTTCAGCGCCATTGGATGGATCCCACCGGCCAACAGTATGAATGCTCTTGACGAGGTGTTCAGAATTGCGAGAGCCCAAACACTGATCGCCCTCTGCAGCACAGTTCCAGGTTACTGGTTTACTGTCTTTCTCATTGACAGGATCGGGCGATTCGTGATCCAGTTAATGGGATTCTTCTTCATGACAGTGTTCATGTTCGCCTTAGCCATTCCTTACAACCACTGGACTCACAAGGACAACCGAATCGGGTTCGTGATCATGTACTCGCTAACGTTTTTCTTCGCAAATTTCGGACCAAATGCCACGACTTTCGTCGTGCCTGCTGAGATTTTCCCAGCGCGGTTGCGGTCGACATGCCACGGGATATCGGCAGCAGCTGGAAAGGCGGGGGCGATTGTCGGAGCGTTCGGGTTCTTATATGCAGCTCAGCCAAAGGATCCAAGCAAGAGGGATGCTGGGTACCCGGCTGGCATTGGCGTGAAGTACTCACTGATTGTGCTGGGTTGTGTGAATGCTTTGGGGATGTTGTTCACTCTGTTGGTACCGGAATCGAAGGGAAGATCGTTAGAGGATATGTCCGGAGAGAACGAAGAGAGCGGAGAAGAGACGATGGCACAGAATTATGGTGAGAATAGGACTGTTCCCGTTTGA